The Lentimicrobiaceae bacterium genome includes the window CAATGGATGTTACTTTCGGTAGGTGCAGTTTTAGCTATTTTGATAAACTGGTTGGGTATTTCTCCATTGGCTTTTGCTCTAGGTATGTTTATACCATTGCAACTCAATACACCGCTTATCGTAGGTGGATTACTCAATCACTATATCAACAAAAGAACGAAAGATAAAGAACTTGCAAATGCTCGTCATCAACGTGCAATATTAATCTCATCGGGATTTATTGCCGGTGCAGCACTATTCGGAGTAATCGGTGCATTGATTATTTTCTTAACAGGTAAAAACGACGTGTTGAACTTAGGTGTTTGGGCAGACCCAACCGGTACCGGAGCACAAGTTACAGCACTAATAGCATTTATCGCGTTGATTACATTCTTCGTATGGCAAGCTAAAAAAGCTAAAAAAGAAGATTAAGATTGATATAATAATTTGAATTTAAACACTAATTGTGCAAAGTAAACTAATTTAGTTTGTGCAATTAGTGTTTTTTTATGAAAATGTAATTCATTAACAAACAAGGTTTGTTTATAATAAAATGAGTAAAATCTACAGTATACTAATTCCTCCCACAATTTTTTCCATACGCTCAGCCATTTCAACAAATTCGGCAACAGATAATAGTTTAACATAAATCATACCGTGCGTGGCTCTCAGTAATTGTATTTTATTATTGTAAAAATATCTTTTGCTAAGTATTAGCTGTATTTCACGCATTTGTTCCACCCACATTTTTTGAGCTAAATCGTTAAATTTTCCATCGTATTTGTAGCTTGGAAACGAAGCATTAACCTGACTATGATAGCATTCGTCAAAAGTACTATGTAATATACTTAAAGAGTTTAACGACACTGGAATAAGCATGTCGGCTTCGGCAGGATGAAATCGGAACTGAACACTTCTGTATCCCATTATTTTAACATCGGAAAGGTCTTTCTCTTTTTCCCATTCTTTAAAAGCTTTTGCAATAGCTTGAACCACTTTATAGTGGGTGTCAGGTCCGCCACTTCCTGGATCCATCGCCAATGAAATCAAATTTGGATTAATTTCCCTAAGTTGATTAAGTACAGTCAAAACATCTTTTTGCCCTTCGGTAAGTACATCTCCTTTATAAGAACCTAAACTCAAGCGATGTATATTGCTGCCGGGAATTCCGTAGTATCCCCAAACCAATTCCTCTTCATATTCTCCAATCATTCCCTTTAGTTTTTGTACACCAGGAGAATCTTTGCTGCCATAATATGAGCTTGTAAGCTCCTTTTTAATCGCATTTATTTGCTTTTTAAGAGCACTTTTGCTATCGATATTGTATATTTCGACAATAGAACGTACCAATCGATGCGAAAAACCCCTTCTGCGTTCAAAATCATCGTTTTGGGCAACAGCATCTAAGTAGTGTGAAACATCTTTAAAAACTTTGAGTTTGTGCCCTTCGTAAAAGAAATTGTCGTAGTGTATCATTTGTACCTTATCGATTGACAACATATAAAGCAGGTCGTCAAGTTTTTCGATAACAAACTCATTAGTTACTGCATTAAATCCGTTAGTTAATATGGTAAAATGTATTTCATTATCATTGTGTCGCAACTGACGGTTTACGTGTGGAAATATTCCAAGCAAAATATCACCGGGGTGTGGTGCGGTATGATATACAACCTGACCGCCTTTATTTTTAAGTCCTTTGTGTAGTTTACTTTCAATCGTGCTTACAACTTGTTTAACGGTGTTTTCGTCAATATTGGGTATATTTTTGCAGTAAATGTCGTTTTTAAGTTCTTCTACTGTGATATTGCTAACCTGCTTGCCAATTTTTTTGCTTAAATCAATAACTGCTCTTTGAGTTTTGGTATAATTCCATTCTTCTTTATTGTAGTATTGATTTAGGGTATCATTGAGTTTAGACGCAGCTCCATCTGTGATATAAAATCTTGCGTTTTCACATTTTAGAAGTGCTGTTCCCGGGTACAAAATATTAACATCTGATTCTAATGTTTCTTTCACTACGTCGGCTTTTGTTTCTCCTGAAGCAAAAACAATAGCTGTTACATCCGGTTTTTGGGTAATGGTTTGTAAACCTATTGTAATAACTAAACGGTTTCTTGAGACTTCCATTCCTCCTAAGTCGCTTGCAGCAGCGGCTTGTGTTTTAAAATTGGTGCTGGTTAGTCGGGTGGTACTGTAGTGAGACGAGCCACTTACGTTGAATGCAATATGTCCATCAAGACCTATACCTCCGAGAAAGAAGCCTATACCCCCTTTTTCCGCAACTTTTTGTTCGTAAGCATTGCACCAATCATCGATTAAAAAAATGGAAGCTTGTTGCATCTCTTCCTGACGAGAAGTAGCATCGCGATATCTGAGACTTAAATCTACTTTTAAATCGGGGAAAATATTGCTGTAATGCTTATTTTCGTACAATGGTATCTCGTCGCAATTTATTAGTAACGCCTTCTTCTTATCTAATTTAAAATTATTTATGTAATTATTGTTGACGTAGTTGTAAAAACTATTGTGTTGTTTCGGATTTATTGGATAAAATTCGTCAATTTGAACGAAATGTAAACCCGAAAAAATAGGCTTAGCGACACCGTGCAAGCCGTGTTTACTAAGGATATCTCGCCCTTTTTTGTTGTTCCAATTATTTAGCAAATAGTTGGTGTATTTGATAAAATACTCCGGCGTTTTTCCTGTTGGCAGACTTATTACACCTTCGGGATTTTCAGAAACCCATTCGATAAATCGTAGTGCTGTTAGCAATCCTAACTCGGGGAAACTGTCAACCTTTATGTAAGGAATTTTTGTGGTAATATCTTTATTTTCAGTTTTTGTGTAAAAATAACTCTCAACTTTTGAATTTGTAAACATGTTAAATAAATTTTAATAAGTACAACATTGATTATTATTTATTTGACTTTCTGTAAGTCTTTTTGGTTTTACTTGCAAAATCTGATGTGTTAGTGCTTCTCCTACCTTTTTTCTCATTTGAATAATCAGTTTTGCTTTTATCTTTCTGATATTTGTCTTTCTGATATTTATCCTTCTGAAATTTATCTTTCTGAAAATTGTCCTTCTGACGTTTTGGTTTACTACTTATGAAATCAGAAGAACTTTCCTTATTAGCTTTTTTGCTTCCTTGATAAAGTTCAAATACGTGATATTTGCATTCCAACTGACCGTTATAAACTGTGTACCTTTTAGAAGGTTTGAGACCAATAAATTTAATAGCATTTTCATCGGCACTTATTATTCCTGCTTTATATCCCGTAAACTCACGTTTAAGAGTGTTGCCGATGCTTTTGTATAAAGAAATAATATCTTTAGTTTTAATTCTTTCGCCGTACGGCGGATTAATAACAATAACACCGCCTTTTTCGGTATTGTTTTTAAGATTTTCTATGTCTTCAATATCAACTTTTATATCTAAATGAAGTCGAGCATTATTGATATTAGCTTTGGCTACGGCAAGATTTTTTCTGGAATTATCGTATCCCAAAACTTCATGTTCAAATTCAACAACATTGTCGAAAGCGTCTTGTTTGACTTGTTTCCACAAATCTTCGTCAAAATCTTTCCAATTCATAAAGCCGAATTTTGAGCGGTACATTCCGGCAGGAAAGTTATTGGCATACATAGCTGCTTCAATAAGAATTGTTCCCGAGCCACACATTGGGTCGATAAAAGGCGAATTTTTGTCCCAATTACTCATACGGATAAGTCCTGCAGCCAACACCTCACTCAGCGGAGCTTCGGCATTACCAATTCTGTACCCTCTTTTGTGCAAAGAAGCTCCTGAGCTATCTAAAGAAATATCGCATTTGTCTTCGTAAATGTGAATGTTAATCCTAAAATCGGGGTCATCGGTGTCTACATTAGGTCTCCTGCCATTGTACTTTTCTCTAAATCTGTCGACCAAAGCATCTTTCGAACGTAGCGCTACAAAATGAGAATGAGTAAACTCCGATTTCGACACAACAGCATCCATAGCTATCGTCTGATTTATTTTTATTACGTCTTCCCAGGGGTAGTCTTTAATTTGTCGGTACAAATCATCTTCAGTTTGCAACGGAAAAGAAAACAAAGGCATTAATATTCGCTGAGCCGTTCGTAAAGTGAAATTTGCTTTATAAAGTAGGTATTTATCTCCTTTAAACGAAACAGCTCTGTTTATAACAACGACATCTTTTGCTCCAATTTCTATCAGTTCCTGAGCAAGAATTTCTTCCAAACCCGAAATTGTTTTGGCGATAAAAATCTGTTCTTCGTTTCGTATTTGGTTTTTGGTCGACATTGGTTTTTATAGCTTTTTTAAAAATCGTTCTCTATCAACTATGGCTCTTTCGTGATAACCGTACCCGATTTTTTCATCATCTAGTGTAACTTCAACGTAAAAGGTTAGTATGTTATCTTCAATTTTTTCCAATTTCGTGTGGCATACAACTTCAGAGCCGACAGTACAAGCTTTTACGTGCTTTATGTTTACACTAATTCCAACGGTAATATCGCCTTCTTCTAGGTAAGGCATTACGCTGTACATAGAAGTTTCCTCCATAAATGCTATCATAGATGGTGTAGCGTACACAGGTGCAAGTCCTGTTTTGAACCATGTTGCAAGATTTTTTTCTTTTACTGTTAGTTTATCAGTTCCTGTAATTCCTAATTGTATCATTAAAAAAGTAATAGTATTAAATTTACGGCAAAAATAATCTTTTTTATTATATAATTATTAATAAAAATTTGTTTTATGAAATTAACAAATTTGCAATAAATTGATGTACATTTGCAATAAAAAATAATCAATATGAGTATAAATACATGTGATATGCCTATGCCTGTATTATCAGACATAATAAAGGCAAACAAAAAATTAGATAAAATAGTAAAACGTACAGATTTAGAGCGCAGCAAGTCGTTTTCTAACATGGTAAATGCACAAGTGTTTTTAAAACTAGAAAATTTACAATCTACCGGCTCATTTAAGATACGTGGAGCTTACTATCATATTAGCCAACTGAGCCCCGAAGACAAAAAACGTGGCGTTCTTTGCGCTTCTGCAGGAAATCACGCACAGGGTGTTGCCTACGCTGCGACAAAATTAGGTGTTAAGAGCACGGTTTTTATGCCCGAATTTGCACCCCCAATAAAAGTTATTGCAACCAGAAGCTACGGAGCCAACGTTATCTTAAAAGGAGATACTTTTAACGATGCCTACGAAGCTGCTATGGAATACGCCGACAAATGTGGTGCTGTTTTTGTTCACCCCTACAATCATCCGGATATTATTGCTGGAACCGGAACAATAGGTTTGGAGATATTTGAGCAATTGGATAATATCGACATGGTTTTTGTTCCTGTTGGTGGTGGCGGACTTATTTCAGGAATTGCTATTGCTTTAAAAAGCATGAACCCAAACATTAAAATTATTGGAGTTGAAGCAGAGGGAGCCCATAGTATGAGAGTTTCATTGGACAATGGTAAGCTAACGCCTTTTGTATCGGGAAATACAATAGCCGACGGTATTGCAGTTAAAGCTCCGGGTAATCTTAACTTTGAAATTGTTAAAAAATACGTTGATGACGTTGTGGTTGTTAACGACAATGAAATAGCTCAAGCCTGCTATATTATGCTACAGCGTGCTAAAAACTTATCTGAACCATCGGGAGTTGCCTCTTTAGCCGCTATATTAAACAAAAAAGTTAATGTTAAAAATAAAAATGTAGTTGCAGTTATAAGCGGAGGAAATATTAATACCAGTATTTTAGAGCAAATTATTGAAAAAGGCGTTATAGGACAAGGGTTAAGAGCCAGAATAGCTGTTCTGATTCCCGACCAAGCCGGTATGCTAAGTCAAATTATTAGAATTTTGGAGAAATTACGTGCTTCTATTCACGATATCGAGCACGAACGTTCTATTACTAATGTTCCTGTCGGACACGTACAAGTTACAATAACCTTTAACCTTCAAGATACTTCGCAACTTGAAATAGTTGGTAAAGAACTTAAAAGTAGAGGCTTACAGTACAGAATTTTGAAATAGTGTTTGTTGTACTTTATGAAGTTTGAAGATGAAAGTAGCTATTGGCTTTTAGCTATTAGCCGTTGGCTGGCAAAGTTAGAAATTAGAAATCAGAAGGTAGAAGTGGAGAATTAGTATTAACAACCACGCGACATCTCGAAACTTCGGGACAACCCGAACCACGCAACCCGTAACTCGCAACACGCAACACATTCCACAAACAAAAAAAGCTGTCTCATAAGGACAGCTTTTTTGTACTATATTATTGTTAAAGCTTAGTTACATTTTAATTCAATGTTAACTTTATGCTTAGCAGCTTCTTCAAAAGGTCCGTAGAATGATTTTTTATAAAAACTGCAAGCATTGTTAGTATCTCCTTTAGCTTCGTAAGCTTTTGCGAGTTCAAAATTAAAACGAGCGGTTTTACTTAATTCTTCGCCTGACAATTCTGCACCTCTTTGTGCTGCGCTTATTGCATCATCATATTTATTTAGTAAGTTGCTGCTGATTGCAAGCATGTAAAAAGCCTCAACATTGTCGTTTTTAACTTCTGCTGCGACTTTACTTTTTTCGTAAGCAGTTGTGTAGTCATTGTCTTTGTACGCACTGTTTGCTTCGGAGAGATAGGTTGCCGAAATAAGTAAATTGGCATTATCTAAGGTTTTTTCATCACCTGTAATTTCTGCAAATTTCTTGGCATTCTCGTACGATACCATCATATTGGCTTCGTCATTAATTTTTCTATATGCTTGTCCTTTCATCAAATATGCCACTGCGTAAGTGCTGTCGTACTCAAGAGCCTTATCGAAAGTTTTTATAGCCTCTTCATTTTGGTCGCTTCTAAATTGGGAATTACCCTGAACAAATAACAATTTTACCAATTGGTTGACAGCCTTTTCTTTAAGGTCGGCGTCGGCATTTAAAATTGTGTCGTTTGCCAACTCGGCAAATTGATTTATAGCCGAAGCATAATCTTTTTCTCTAACATAGTTGTTGGCAACGTTGTACTTCCATGTTGGGAGTAATTTTACAACAATTGATTTCAACTCGTCGGCTTCGCTACCAATGGTCCGACACATTTGGTAAACATCCTTTAATTGTTCGTAAGCTCCCGATAAATCTGTTTTTGATAATTCGGCTGCAGCATTGTATTTTGTTGCCGCTTCTTCTAACGTTTGAGCATTTAATCCGTTTACCCAAACAAAACTTAATAATGTAATAATAACTACTGATAAGATTTTTTTCATTTTATGATTTTTTTTATTTGAATTATTTGATTTTTTGCAAATGTATAATTTATTTATAACTTTTTTATCAATAACTATTCCAAAATGTGGATGCAACCTATATGAAATTAAAAATTAATATAATTTTATCAGAATGTTAATAAAATTTATTTGTAAAAAATTTATTGATAAACAGTATTTATTAAGCAAAAAGTTATACATTTGCAAATGAAGTTGTAAAAATAAACAAATACTGTAAAAAATATTTAAGTATGAATAAGACATTTGTAAAAGTAATATTGGCTGTCGTTATAGTAGCACTTGCAGTTTTAGTTTTCAGAAGTGTAAATACGCCTATAAAATTTGAAAACGAAATTAACAAACGTAGAGCTGTTATTATAGAAAGATTGAAAGATATTAGGACAGCAGAAAACCTGTATCGTACTCAAAATGACCGCTTTACAGGCAGTTTCGACACTTTGATAAACTTTATTAAAGTTGGTCAAATTCCTGAGGTTAAAATGGTACCCGATCCAAACGATACGACATTTACCCGTACTATAATTGACACAATCGGGTTTATAAGTATTTACGATTCTTTGTATTCGAAAAATTATAAGATTGAAGAATTGCATTTATTGGAAATGATACCTTATTCGCAAAATGAGAAATTTACTTTAACTGCAGGCTCTATCAACAGAGGTGGTCTTTCAGTTTCGGTTTTCGAAGCCCTAGCTCCTATGGAAGCATACACCCATGATATGAACCAACAGCTTGTTGTTAACAGAAAAGCTGAAGTTGAACTAAAAAACAAATATCCGGGATTAAAAGTCGGTTCAATGACCGAGGCTTCTACCGACGGTAACTGGGAATAATTTCTTAGAAATGATAAAGATGGACTGTAGTCTTATGTACGAAAGTCCAGAATTTAATTCAGGATTATCGTTAAAATATAAATTATCCATCCTGTTCAGGCAGGATGGATTTTCTTTTGCTATTAGCGATGCTTTTAGTAAGGATATTTTGGTATTGTCTTCCTACAATTTTGAAACTGATAAAAACAATGTTCTTCAACCCAATGAAAATCAAGCATTAAACGATATTTTTGCCACTAATAAATATCTTAACTACTCATACTCAA containing:
- a CDS encoding class I SAM-dependent RNA methyltransferase, whose translation is MSTKNQIRNEEQIFIAKTISGLEEILAQELIEIGAKDVVVINRAVSFKGDKYLLYKANFTLRTAQRILMPLFSFPLQTEDDLYRQIKDYPWEDVIKINQTIAMDAVVSKSEFTHSHFVALRSKDALVDRFREKYNGRRPNVDTDDPDFRINIHIYEDKCDISLDSSGASLHKRGYRIGNAEAPLSEVLAAGLIRMSNWDKNSPFIDPMCGSGTILIEAAMYANNFPAGMYRSKFGFMNWKDFDEDLWKQVKQDAFDNVVEFEHEVLGYDNSRKNLAVAKANINNARLHLDIKVDIEDIENLKNNTEKGGVIVINPPYGERIKTKDIISLYKSIGNTLKREFTGYKAGIISADENAIKFIGLKPSKRYTVYNGQLECKYHVFELYQGSKKANKESSSDFISSKPKRQKDNFQKDKFQKDKYQKDKYQKDKSKTDYSNEKKGRRSTNTSDFASKTKKTYRKSNK
- a CDS encoding thioesterase family protein, giving the protein MIQLGITGTDKLTVKEKNLATWFKTGLAPVYATPSMIAFMEETSMYSVMPYLEEGDITVGISVNIKHVKACTVGSEVVCHTKLEKIEDNILTFYVEVTLDDEKIGYGYHERAIVDRERFLKKL
- the ilvA gene encoding threonine ammonia-lyase, translating into MSINTCDMPMPVLSDIIKANKKLDKIVKRTDLERSKSFSNMVNAQVFLKLENLQSTGSFKIRGAYYHISQLSPEDKKRGVLCASAGNHAQGVAYAATKLGVKSTVFMPEFAPPIKVIATRSYGANVILKGDTFNDAYEAAMEYADKCGAVFVHPYNHPDIIAGTGTIGLEIFEQLDNIDMVFVPVGGGGLISGIAIALKSMNPNIKIIGVEAEGAHSMRVSLDNGKLTPFVSGNTIADGIAVKAPGNLNFEIVKKYVDDVVVVNDNEIAQACYIMLQRAKNLSEPSGVASLAAILNKKVNVKNKNVVAVISGGNINTSILEQIIEKGVIGQGLRARIAVLIPDQAGMLSQIIRILEKLRASIHDIEHERSITNVPVGHVQVTITFNLQDTSQLEIVGKELKSRGLQYRILK